The stretch of DNA CCACACCGCCGGTCAGCAGGATGATGCCCAGCGCCAGCATCGTGCCTCTGGACTGGCGGGTGTCGTCGTCCTCGTTTTCGTCGTTCCAGTGCCGGTCGCCCAGCGCGATCAGGCGGCCCAGCCAGCTCACCGGATGGCCGATGCGGGTGTAGAGGAACATCGGCCAGCCCAGCATCGCTTCCAGCGCCAGTCCGATCAGCATCTGCGCGGCATGCAGGGCCATCATGGGCAGGCTTTCTGATTGACGCCGGCGATGGCCCATTGCGCGCCGCAAGGGATCAGCCGGGTGATCGACAGGGGATCGATGCTGAACGCCAGAGCCGGGCCGATGGTTCCCAGCGCCATGGCCAGAGCCGCGCGGATCGTTCCGGCATGGGCAACAATGGCGCTGCGCCCCGGCAAAGCGGCGATCTGCTCTATTGCCGGAGCGGTGCGGGCGCACAGATCGGCAAAGCTCTCGCCATCGGGCGGGGCAAGCAGGGCCAGTTGTTCAGGCGGCAGGGCGCCCTGATCGGGAATGTCGGTGAAGGGCAGACCCTCCCACAGACCAAAATCCTGCTCCCACAGGCGCGGGTCGAGCCGGGGCTCGGTTTCCGGCCACAGGGCCTGCGTGGTCTGGCGGCAGCGCAGCGCGGGGCTGGCGATCACGCGGTCCACCGTGCCCAGATGCCTGCGCAGGGCCGCCAAGGCTGCCTCATCCGCAATGTCTGCGGGCACATCGCGTCGCCCGGCCAGACGGCCCTCGTTGAGGGCGGGGGCATGGCGGATCAGCAGCAGTTCTTGGGTGGGCGCCGAGGCCAAAAGCCACATCTCCTCTTGAGTTGGCGGTGCTTCTGGTTTCTGTGCAGGCGATTCGGCAAGCGATTGATGAAAGGCTGAGCCTTATGGCGCGGATAATTCTGGTCACCGGCGGCGCCCGCTCGGGCAAGAGCGCCATCGCGGAAGGCCATGCTCTGGGCTTTACCGGGCGCGCGACCTATATCGCCACGGCGCAGGCCTTCGATACCGAGATGGAACAGCGCATCGCCGCCCATCAAGCCCGGCGCGGGCCCGAATGGAGCAATCTTCATGCACCTTTCGATCTGGCGGATGCCTTGCGCGAGAGCGACAATACGCCCTGCCTTGTCGATTGCCTGACCTTGTGGCTCACCAACATCATGCTGGCCGAACGCGACTGGCAGGCGCAGGGCCTGCTGGAGGCTTTGGCCGCCCGCGTTTCGCCCGTGGTGCTGGTCACCAATGAGGTCGGCGGGGGCATCGTGCCCGACAACGCTCTGGCGCGGGCTTTTCGCGATATGGCGGGCTTGCTCAACCAGCGCGTCGCGGCCATGGCCGATGAGGTTGTTCTGGCGGTCTGCGGACTGCCCATGAAAGTGAAATGATGTTTGCCAGTCTTGTCGAAGTTGCCGATTTTGCCCTGAACGCCCCTTGTTTCGACGAGGCCGCCGCCGATGCGGCGCGCGCCCGGCAGAACAGCCTGACCAAGCCGCCGGGATCCCTGGGCCGTCTGGAGGAGATCGCGATCTTCATGGCCGGATGGCGCGCCACGCCGCGCCCGGCGATAAAGCGCGCTCAGGCGCTGGTTTTTGCGGGCAATCACGGGGTTTGTGTACATGGCGTCAGCCCCTATCCCAGTGAAGTGACCGCGCAGATGGTCGCCAATTTCGAGCATGGCGGGGCGGCGATCAACCAACTCTGCCGGGCGTCGGGTGCCGATCTGTCGGTGATCGCGCTCGATCTGGACCGCCCCACCGGCGATGTCACGCAAGGCCCCGCGATGAGCGAGGCCGAGACCCTCGATGCGCTGCGGCGCGGCGCCGAGGCTGTCGATCCCGAGGCCGATGTGCTGGTGCTGGGCGAGATGGGGATCGGCAATTCCACCATCGCCGCCGCGCTGGCCTGCGCCCTGTTCGGCGGCGCGCCCGAGGATTGGGTCGGCCCCGGCACGGGGGCTAACAGCGCGGGCATGTCGCGCAAGGCTCAGGTGATTGCGCAAGGGCTGGAACTGCACAGCGCGGCGCGTGGCATGGTTCTTATGGCCGCGCTGGGCGGGCGCGAGCAGGCTGCGATCTGCGGCGCGGTGCTGGCGGCGCGGGCGGCGCGTATTCCGGTGATCCTCGACGGCTTTATCTGCACGGCGGCGGCAGCGGTGCTGCATGGCGTGGCGCCCGAACTGCTCGACCACTGCCTTGTCGGCCATGCCAGCGCCGAGCCGGGGCATCGTCGCCTGCTCGCGGCGCTGAACAAGCGAGCCGTGCTGGAGTTCGACATGCGCCTTGGCGAGGGATCGGGCGCCGCGCTGGCGCTGGGCATCGTCCGGGCGGCGCTGGAGTGCCACAATGGCATGGCCACCTTCGGCGAAGCGGGTGTCAGCGAGGCATGACGGTGCTGCGCCGCCGCTGGTCCGAAGTGCAGGTGGCGCTGATGCTGCTGACGCGGCTGCCTGCGGGGCGCCTTGGCGAGCCGGTGCCGACGCTGGCTCAAGCCGCCTGGGCTTTCCCGCTGGCCGGGCTGGCGGTGGGCGGCGTGGTGGCGGGAGTGATGGCGGTAGGGCAGGCGCTCGGCTGGTCTGCCGCGGTGGCGGCGGGCGTCGCCATGGTCGCGGGCCTGCTGGCGACCGGTGGACTGCATGAGGACGGGCTGGGCGATGTCGCCGACGGCTTTGGCGGCGGGCATACGCGCGAACGCAAATTGGAGATCATGAAGGACAGCCGTCTGGGCAGTTATGGTGCCATCGCTCTGGTGATGGCGCTGGGGCTGCGCTGGCTGCTGCTGGCTCAGGCGGGCACGCCGTGGCGGATCGTGGCGTTGGCGGTGGCCAGCAGGGCGCTGCTGGTCGCGGCGCTGGCACTGATGCCTGCGGCGCGTTCGGATGGGTTGGGGCGGTCGGCTTCGGGCGTGGGTGTGTGGCGGCTGGCTGTCGGGCTGGGGCTGGGCGGGGCTGTGCTGCTGGGCTGGCTGGGCGTTTTGGCCGGGCTGGCTGCGGGTTTGGGGATGGTGCTCGCCGTGGCGCTGATGGGCTGGGTGGCCTGTCGCCAGATCGGCGGGCAGACCGGCGATGTTCTGGGTGCAATGCAACTGATCGGCGAGATTGCCGGCTGGCTGGCGCTGGTGTCGCTCCCCTCGGCTTGAGATAAGTCTTTCAACCTATATTGCTTCTTGTCACGGCGCGGGAGCCGGGCCAAGAAAGCGTTTATGCTGCTTTGCACAATGACGGGTGCGCCCGGTCATGTGAGAAGCGGCATATCTGTCGGCGATGCGCATCACCCGATGCTGCAAAGCGGAACGTTTCTGAGCAAGGTGAACGGGGCAATGGCGAATCGGCAGCTGGCAACAGCAGGGGTTTTCTGGAACATCGTTCAGACCTTGGGGGAGCGTTTCTTCCAGACGCTGGTCTTCTTCGTCGTGGCGCGCCTGCTCGACCCGACCGCTTTCGGTCTGGCGGCGATGGCGGTGGCGCCCGCCGCCGTGTTCACCGCGGTGATGCAGGGGGCCAGTCAGGTCATCGTGCAGGACCGCGAGGCGAGCCCGGCCTTCATCGCGGCGGCCTTCTGGTTCAACATCGCGGCGGGGGTGGCGCTGGGGGTGTTCGTGCTGGTGACCTCCGGGCCGATCAGCCTGCTGGTGCATGCGCCGGCGGTGGCGCCGCTGATGATGGCGACGGCCAGCGTGCCTTTGCTGGCGGGGCTTGGCGCGGTGTCTCAGGGCGTCATGACGCGCCATTTCGAATTTCGCATGCTGGCCATTCGCCGCACCATCGGCATCTCGGTCGCGGGGCTGGCTTGCGTGGTGTTGGCATGGATGGGCTATGGCGCGTGGAGCCTGGTCATTCAGGCCATTCTGACTCCGGCGGTGATGTCGGCGGTGGCGCTGCTGGCCGGTCCGGTGCGCGTGATCGAGCCCTTTACCGGCAACGAGGTGCGGCGCGTGGTGCGGCAGTCGGGGATGCTCTATGGCTCATCCTTCCTGACGCAGGGCAATACCCGTCTGTCCGATCTGATTGTCGGCTATTTCGTGGGCCCGGCCGGGGCCGGTGCCTTTCGTCTGGCGCGCACGGTGATCGATCTCATCACCAGCGTGACCTTCACGCCGCTGGCCAATGTGCTGTTGCCGATCTTCGCCAAGGCCAATGAGGAACCCGAGCGCGCGCTGCGCATGTACGTGAAGATCGTGGTGTCCTGTAGCCTGATCTTCGCGGGCGTGGAGGTGTGCACCATCTTCGGCGCCGAGGCCTTCCGTGCGGTGTTTCTGGGCAAGAGCTGGCCGGGGCTGGGCTGGGTGCTGATCTTCCTGGCACCGGTCTTCCCGACCATGGCGATCTCGCCCTCGCAGCCGCTGCTGATCGCGCGCGGTCGGGCCGGGATGGTGCTGTGGGCCAATTTCGTGCGGCTGGTGACCAGCAGCGCCTGTCTGGCCGTGGGCAGCAAGCTGGCGGGGGTGAATGGTGCGGCCATTGGCTATACGGTCTGTACCTATCTGGCGCTGGGCAGCATGCTGATCTTCATGCGGCGGGAAATCCCCTCGCTCAAGCCGCTGCTGACGGTGCGGGTGCTGCTGCCTCAGGTGCTGGCGTTGGCGATCGGGCTGGGGGGCTATGTCTGGGCGCTATCGCTGGGGTTGCGGCCTGCCAATATCCTGCAGGCCGGCGGAGCCTTGATGGTGGCTCTGCCGCTGTTCGGGGGGCTGTGTCTGGTGCTCTGCCGTCGGGATCTGGATGTGGCCATCGATGTTGTGCCCGTGCCCGGTAAGCTGAAGGACAAGGCCCGCAAGCTGCTGCGGTTGGCCTGAGAGCCCGTTTGGAACATGCGCGAAAGCGCATGTTCAGCGCGGGATCAGCCCTCTCCCCCACCCGACCACTCATACAATACTGCCGTTGGGTGGTCGGGTGGGGGAGAGGGCTGGTGCCGCAAATCCGGCTTCCGCCGGATTTCCAAACAGACTCTGAGCCCGGTCAGGGCTGCGCGTCGAGATAGATCCAGGCCTCCATCACGCCTTCCGGCGTGAGCACATCAATTCTGGCGCGGCGGTATTCGGCGCCCTCGAAGGCGTCGAGGCGGCTCCAGTGGTGGGGCAGGTCGGGCGAGAGGAAAAGGTGAACCTCGACCTCTGTACCGTCCGGTGCCGGAATGAGGGCCGGATAGCCAAGGGTCGCGCCCCAGCCTCGCTGAACCAGATGGCCTGTCACGCTGCCAGGGATCCAGCGCCCCTTTAGATCGGCCAGATGATGATGGTTCACCCGACCGGGCGCGAGCGTTCCATAGGTCGCGAGGCGTTCGTCGATGCTCATCGGCATTCGATATCAGCGGTGCCGCCGCAGGTCGCGTCAGATATCCAGCGGGTCGCGATAGCGGTTGAGACCCCATTTCTCCACCGGCAGATAGGTGAAGAGGCGATCGGCGATCACCTCGAAGCGATCGCGCAGCAGCGGCTCGAGATAGATGGCGATGCCAAGTGCCAGCGCGATGTTGGCGCCAAGGCCAAAGGCGAGCACGGCCCAGGGGTTGAAGCCCTGCTTGAGCAGAGCGCCCAGCACCGGCTCCGAAAAGGGCTGGTGGATGAGGTAGAGCGGATAGGTCGACAGGCCGATCCAGCGGATGGCGATCTTCAGCCGGGGGCTCATCCTGTCGAACAGGTCGTTGCGATAGATCGAGAAGACGAAGAACAGCAGCGACACGGCCCAGATCGAGACCGCCACGCCAAAGCTCTGCTGATCGGCGAACCACTGGCTGGATTTCTGGGTCTCGCCCAGAATGGCGACCACATCGATGACGACCGCCACCGCGACCAGCGCGGCCCGGCGCGCCGTGAGGCCGAATTTGAAGTTCAGCCAGATCAGGATCCCCAGCGCGAAGAAGGCGGCATATTGCAGCAGCACAAGCTGGGTCAGCTTGTTCATGCCGAACAGCGCCGAGAGCAGCATGTTGTGCTGGGGCACGGTGAAATGGCCGATCCAGAAAAAGCCGCTCCAGCCGATAAGGAGCGCGGCGAAATTTTCCAGATGCTTGAAATTGTTGGTGAGGATGATCGCGAAGATGGCCGTGTAGAAGCACATCTCGATCGGCAGCGTCCAATAGGAGTTTGCCACATGGGCGACAAAGGGCAGGATCAGCACCGAATTGACCATGCGGAAGGCGATCTCCTTCACCGGCATGCCCAGGGCGAGCAGGAAAGGCACCGACAGCAGCGAGCAGGCCCAGATGCCTGGCAGCAATCGCAGGAAACGGCGGCGGATGAAATACATCGGGCTGCGGCCATTGGCGGTATAGGCGATCACGAAGCCGCTGATGACGAAGAAGATCTGCACACCGATCCAGCCGATGGCGAAATGTTCGCCCAGCGGAGCATAGACGTGGAAGGTCCGCTCCGACATCTCGCCCGATTGCCTGCCATCGGCCCAGAAACCGTAGGTCAGGTGAAACATCACCACGAAAAGTGCGGCCACGAAACGCAGCAGGTCCAACCCATAAATCTGGTTGGACGCGGTTTTCTTGCTTTCGGCCATGGCGCTGTTCCGTCCGTGCGATGCTGGAATGGTCATGATGTCGTCCGTCGGCATGCGACGAGACCCCGATCCACAGGATTGTAAATCGATCTGTAGAAATACATGCCTGCGCTCGTGCTGCGATGCAACACAAATGGCGGTCCGGAATGCGTGTAACCTTGTCCGTCTGCCGCTCTGGCAGGGCGTTACGCCGGTTTGACGGCGGGTCTGCGACGGCCGAGGCGGCGGGCAAGCTGGTGAGCGGGCCATTCGACAGCGTGATAGAACACTGTGGTGACGATGCCGATGGCCGCGAGAACCGCCAGCCAATGCGCCAGCGGGCCCAGTGCCGTAAGGTTCTGCTTGACCGCATTGACCGCAAAAGGATGCGTCAGATAGATGCTGTAGCCCGCGATGCCGAAACGCTCCATCCAGCCGATTGTCTGCTTGCCGGTGCCGCGCGCGATTTCCGCCGCCAGCCATACCATGCAGAACAGGCCGAAGATCCAGATCGTCCAGGTGTAGCCGATCGAGAAGCGGCCCATATGCGCCAGCATCACGGTCGAGATGTAGCAATAGGCGACAGCGCCCAGGCGCAGGCCCCAGATTGGCAGGCGCCGCGACATGGCGGTGATGCGCTGGCGGTTTTCCGCCAGATAGCATCCCATCAGCCACAGCGGCGCGCAGAACAGCCAGTTGAGCTGATGGCCGAATTCCCAGAGATAGAGCGCATCCGGTTTCAACAGCAGCAGCATCCCCAGCGAA from Novosphingobium sp. encodes:
- a CDS encoding histidine phosphatase family protein; translated protein: MWLLASAPTQELLLIRHAPALNEGRLAGRRDVPADIADEAALAALRRHLGTVDRVIASPALRCRQTTQALWPETEPRLDPRLWEQDFGLWEGLPFTDIPDQGALPPEQLALLAPPDGESFADLCARTAPAIEQIAALPGRSAIVAHAGTIRAALAMALGTIGPALAFSIDPLSITRLIPCGAQWAIAGVNQKACP
- the cobU gene encoding bifunctional adenosylcobinamide kinase/adenosylcobinamide-phosphate guanylyltransferase, whose translation is MARIILVTGGARSGKSAIAEGHALGFTGRATYIATAQAFDTEMEQRIAAHQARRGPEWSNLHAPFDLADALRESDNTPCLVDCLTLWLTNIMLAERDWQAQGLLEALAARVSPVVLVTNEVGGGIVPDNALARAFRDMAGLLNQRVAAMADEVVLAVCGLPMKVK
- the cobT gene encoding nicotinate-nucleotide--dimethylbenzimidazole phosphoribosyltransferase, giving the protein MMFASLVEVADFALNAPCFDEAAADAARARQNSLTKPPGSLGRLEEIAIFMAGWRATPRPAIKRAQALVFAGNHGVCVHGVSPYPSEVTAQMVANFEHGGAAINQLCRASGADLSVIALDLDRPTGDVTQGPAMSEAETLDALRRGAEAVDPEADVLVLGEMGIGNSTIAAALACALFGGAPEDWVGPGTGANSAGMSRKAQVIAQGLELHSAARGMVLMAALGGREQAAICGAVLAARAARIPVILDGFICTAAAAVLHGVAPELLDHCLVGHASAEPGHRRLLAALNKRAVLEFDMRLGEGSGAALALGIVRAALECHNGMATFGEAGVSEA
- a CDS encoding adenosylcobinamide-GDP ribazoletransferase, producing the protein MTVLRRRWSEVQVALMLLTRLPAGRLGEPVPTLAQAAWAFPLAGLAVGGVVAGVMAVGQALGWSAAVAAGVAMVAGLLATGGLHEDGLGDVADGFGGGHTRERKLEIMKDSRLGSYGAIALVMALGLRWLLLAQAGTPWRIVALAVASRALLVAALALMPAARSDGLGRSASGVGVWRLAVGLGLGGAVLLGWLGVLAGLAAGLGMVLAVALMGWVACRQIGGQTGDVLGAMQLIGEIAGWLALVSLPSA
- a CDS encoding oligosaccharide flippase family protein, encoding MANRQLATAGVFWNIVQTLGERFFQTLVFFVVARLLDPTAFGLAAMAVAPAAVFTAVMQGASQVIVQDREASPAFIAAAFWFNIAAGVALGVFVLVTSGPISLLVHAPAVAPLMMATASVPLLAGLGAVSQGVMTRHFEFRMLAIRRTIGISVAGLACVVLAWMGYGAWSLVIQAILTPAVMSAVALLAGPVRVIEPFTGNEVRRVVRQSGMLYGSSFLTQGNTRLSDLIVGYFVGPAGAGAFRLARTVIDLITSVTFTPLANVLLPIFAKANEEPERALRMYVKIVVSCSLIFAGVEVCTIFGAEAFRAVFLGKSWPGLGWVLIFLAPVFPTMAISPSQPLLIARGRAGMVLWANFVRLVTSSACLAVGSKLAGVNGAAIGYTVCTYLALGSMLIFMRREIPSLKPLLTVRVLLPQVLALAIGLGGYVWALSLGLRPANILQAGGALMVALPLFGGLCLVLCRRDLDVAIDVVPVPGKLKDKARKLLRLA
- a CDS encoding gamma-glutamylcyclotransferase family protein encodes the protein MSIDERLATYGTLAPGRVNHHHLADLKGRWIPGSVTGHLVQRGWGATLGYPALIPAPDGTEVEVHLFLSPDLPHHWSRLDAFEGAEYRRARIDVLTPEGVMEAWIYLDAQP
- a CDS encoding acyltransferase, with protein sequence MTIPASHGRNSAMAESKKTASNQIYGLDLLRFVAALFVVMFHLTYGFWADGRQSGEMSERTFHVYAPLGEHFAIGWIGVQIFFVISGFVIAYTANGRSPMYFIRRRFLRLLPGIWACSLLSVPFLLALGMPVKEIAFRMVNSVLILPFVAHVANSYWTLPIEMCFYTAIFAIILTNNFKHLENFAALLIGWSGFFWIGHFTVPQHNMLLSALFGMNKLTQLVLLQYAAFFALGILIWLNFKFGLTARRAALVAVAVVIDVVAILGETQKSSQWFADQQSFGVAVSIWAVSLLFFVFSIYRNDLFDRMSPRLKIAIRWIGLSTYPLYLIHQPFSEPVLGALLKQGFNPWAVLAFGLGANIALALGIAIYLEPLLRDRFEVIADRLFTYLPVEKWGLNRYRDPLDI
- a CDS encoding acyltransferase, encoding MTTASIKASAEDHGVPPREVVRGLDTLRFVTAMWVAFSHGARFPIDQVLQPTGVINKMLYALVNTTFNGTAAVSVFFVISGLLIHGGNVGKSRVDMLSFWTRRAVRIGLPLGVVLILAQVLGGDYGERLSHVLWSVYAELIYYGLYPFVLPIIFRFGMGRVLLVSLAISLGMLLLLKPDALYLWEFGHQLNWLFCAPLWLMGCYLAENRQRITAMSRRLPIWGLRLGAVAYCYISTVMLAHMGRFSIGYTWTIWIFGLFCMVWLAAEIARGTGKQTIGWMERFGIAGYSIYLTHPFAVNAVKQNLTALGPLAHWLAVLAAIGIVTTVFYHAVEWPAHQLARRLGRRRPAVKPA